A region of Pontiella agarivorans DNA encodes the following proteins:
- a CDS encoding glutamate synthase-related protein has protein sequence MIHWLKNNDALGTTNRGVPCESGLCTLCRADCKGRCETWSSCLVGRKLLYPRDYPLTTAGSAHVTSVGVGYQSLRIQGYAYGANGLSEGLSHDPDDCVFPNVNVETEFGGEIKTRCRVPIMTGALGSTFIAAHYWDSFAVGAAICGFPIVVGENVVGVDRAATLENGRITSAPELDHRIKMFMRYYDGFGAIIVQMNVEDTRNGVAEYLAEKYGDKIILELKWGQGAKNIGGEIQVKSLEYAQFLKNRGYVVDPDPNDPTVQEAFKNHAVTAFARHSRLGSTDLDTPAQVQEDFMNSVAYLRKLGFKRISLKTGAYGMEGLAMAIRLAADCNLDLLTIDGAGGGTGMSPWNMMDHWGIPSLPLHAKAYEYCRMLEEQGVHVPDLSFAGGFAREDHVFKALALGAPYAKLVCMGRAPMIPGFLGSNIQGVFQPENREKLHGHWEDLPATVKAVGTYPEEIFAGWEEVKKKVGADEMKHIPFGAVAMYGYADKLACGLQQFMAGSRKFSLSEVAREDLMAANRETEAETGIPYMTDAQAPKAEQIIKGNF, from the coding sequence ATGATACACTGGCTCAAGAACAACGATGCACTGGGAACAACAAACCGGGGGGTACCGTGTGAATCGGGCCTCTGCACCCTCTGCCGGGCGGACTGTAAGGGGCGATGCGAAACCTGGAGTTCGTGTCTGGTCGGGCGCAAACTGCTTTATCCGCGGGATTATCCGTTGACGACGGCCGGATCGGCCCATGTGACTTCGGTGGGAGTCGGTTATCAGTCGCTTCGCATTCAGGGATATGCGTACGGTGCAAACGGACTTTCCGAAGGCCTGAGCCACGATCCCGACGATTGCGTGTTTCCGAATGTGAATGTCGAGACTGAGTTCGGCGGTGAAATTAAAACCCGATGTCGCGTTCCGATTATGACGGGAGCGCTGGGATCCACCTTTATTGCGGCGCATTACTGGGATTCGTTTGCGGTTGGCGCGGCCATTTGCGGTTTCCCGATTGTGGTGGGCGAAAACGTCGTGGGAGTGGACCGGGCTGCGACTCTGGAGAACGGGCGGATTACGTCGGCACCGGAGCTGGACCATCGGATCAAAATGTTCATGCGCTACTATGACGGCTTCGGTGCGATCATTGTTCAGATGAATGTGGAGGATACCCGCAACGGGGTTGCAGAATATCTGGCCGAGAAATACGGCGACAAGATTATTCTCGAATTGAAATGGGGACAGGGGGCGAAAAATATCGGTGGTGAAATCCAAGTGAAGTCGCTGGAATATGCGCAGTTCCTGAAAAACCGCGGGTATGTGGTGGATCCTGACCCGAATGACCCGACGGTGCAGGAAGCCTTCAAAAACCATGCCGTAACCGCCTTCGCCCGGCACAGCCGGCTCGGCAGCACCGATCTGGACACGCCGGCACAGGTGCAGGAAGACTTTATGAATTCGGTGGCCTATCTGCGCAAACTCGGCTTTAAGCGGATCTCGCTCAAAACCGGCGCATACGGCATGGAAGGGCTGGCCATGGCGATTCGTCTGGCGGCCGACTGTAATCTGGATCTGCTGACCATCGATGGTGCCGGCGGCGGAACCGGGATGAGTCCGTGGAATATGATGGACCATTGGGGGATTCCTTCACTGCCGCTACATGCCAAAGCCTATGAATACTGCCGTATGCTGGAGGAGCAGGGAGTGCACGTGCCGGATCTCTCCTTTGCCGGCGGTTTTGCGCGGGAAGATCATGTTTTTAAAGCACTGGCCCTCGGAGCTCCCTATGCAAAACTGGTCTGTATGGGGCGTGCACCGATGATTCCCGGTTTTCTGGGCAGCAATATTCAGGGGGTGTTCCAGCCGGAAAATCGTGAAAAACTGCATGGTCACTGGGAGGATCTGCCGGCCACCGTCAAAGCGGTTGGCACCTATCCGGAAGAGATCTTTGCCGGTTGGGAAGAGGTGAAGAAAAAGGTGGGAGCTGATGAAATGAAGCATATCCCGTTCGGAGCAGTGGCCATGTATGGTTATGCCGATAAACTGGCCTGCGGACTTCAGCAGTTTATGGCGGGATCCCGAAAATTTTCGCTTTCGGAAGTCGCCCGCGAAGATCTGATGGCCGCCAACCGGGAGACGGAGGCCGAAACCGGCATTCCTTATATGACCGATGCCCAGGCCCCGAAAGCGGAGCAGATTATTAAGGGGAATTTCTGA
- the trkA gene encoding Trk system potassium transporter TrkA, giving the protein MRIVIIGAGNAGRQLAKRLCDEKHSVVMIDQDARALASAEAGLDILTVCGPGSNPRVLEEAQVGKSDLLIAVTDNDEINILSCLFGHAAGVQGKIARVTNPDFLDTSSGYDLKKMGIDLVINQKQECAREVFNMLQMPGALEAFDLFAGKVMVAGFAINAMSPLLDRTPAECDRLDLIQSVRVIAIRRNNQLVVPHGNTVFMQNDVVYLVGKRADIANFFQWVQPDIEPFEKVIIAGGGDLGLMLAKCIENEVDTVLLEQDEERARFCSTELNKTLILRADALTESALEESGLHDKTAFVALTGDDEGNIMNCLMAQKQGASFTATQITRTDFIPVVESLYLVNRVVSPYISTANAILHWLRSKKVRAASLLHNLPGELLDVVVAANHKVDGMQIKDIKIPSTAIIATVMREGEVVTATGDLQLQAEDRVLIFCHPDAVKKIQSIFL; this is encoded by the coding sequence ATGCGTATTGTGATTATCGGAGCAGGAAACGCAGGGCGTCAGCTGGCAAAACGGTTGTGCGACGAGAAGCATAGTGTCGTTATGATTGATCAGGATGCACGTGCGCTGGCCTCGGCCGAGGCGGGGCTGGATATCCTCACAGTCTGCGGGCCGGGCTCCAACCCGCGGGTGCTGGAAGAGGCGCAGGTGGGGAAATCGGATCTGCTGATTGCCGTGACGGATAACGACGAAATCAATATTCTCTCCTGCCTGTTCGGCCATGCCGCCGGGGTGCAGGGAAAAATTGCGCGGGTCACGAATCCCGATTTTCTCGATACCTCCTCCGGATATGACCTCAAAAAAATGGGCATCGACCTGGTGATCAACCAGAAACAGGAATGTGCGCGGGAAGTGTTCAATATGCTGCAGATGCCCGGCGCCCTCGAAGCCTTTGATCTGTTTGCCGGGAAAGTGATGGTCGCCGGTTTTGCCATTAATGCCATGAGCCCGCTGCTCGACCGTACGCCCGCTGAATGCGATCGGCTGGATCTGATCCAAAGCGTGCGCGTGATTGCGATTCGCCGCAATAATCAACTGGTGGTGCCGCATGGAAATACGGTTTTCATGCAGAATGACGTGGTCTATCTGGTGGGAAAACGTGCGGATATTGCCAATTTCTTCCAATGGGTGCAGCCCGATATCGAGCCCTTCGAAAAGGTCATTATCGCCGGTGGCGGAGATCTGGGCCTCATGCTTGCAAAATGTATTGAAAACGAGGTCGATACCGTGTTGCTGGAGCAGGATGAAGAGCGCGCCCGGTTCTGTTCAACGGAGTTGAATAAAACGCTGATTCTACGCGCTGATGCTTTGACTGAAAGTGCACTGGAAGAATCGGGGCTTCATGATAAAACCGCTTTTGTGGCGCTGACCGGTGACGACGAGGGCAACATCATGAACTGCCTCATGGCGCAGAAGCAGGGGGCTTCTTTTACCGCCACACAGATTACCCGCACCGATTTTATTCCGGTGGTGGAATCGCTCTATCTGGTGAACCGGGTGGTCAGTCCCTACATTTCCACGGCCAATGCGATCCTGCATTGGCTGCGCTCCAAAAAGGTCCGCGCCGCCTCGCTGTTGCACAATCTGCCCGGCGAATTGCTTGATGTGGTTGTTGCGGCAAACCATAAAGTCGACGGTATGCAGATCAAGGATATCAAAATTCCGTCGACGGCCATTATCGCCACCGTAATGCGCGAAGGCGAAGTGGTTACTGCAACCGGCGATCTGCAGTTGCAGGCGGAAGACCGGGTGCTGATTTTCTGCCATCCCGATGCCGTGAAGAAGATTCAGTCGATTTTCCTTTAA
- a CDS encoding TrkH family potassium uptake protein: protein MNKRAVFHLVSYMTLVIGVAMILCAGISLAYQEPLDVQLDLIYSGVIAIVCASVVGFFTRGEINLSRRDGFGIVTFGWISATIFGSLPYIFSDVIHHPVAAMFETMSGFTTTGASVLSNLEEIPRGIHFWRALTHWFGGMGVLVLCVAILPFLGVGGMQIYRAEMPGPSKDRLTPRIATTAKLLWGVYALMTVVEAALLKFAGGMDWFDAFCHAFGTMATGGFSTRSASVGAYDSAVIDTIITIFMFLAGVNFSLHYHALTGKPKRYFQDPEFRFYTFFLLGSVLFLTFNIWSHGWADGSFTRCFRDSAFTATSVITTTGFGTADFDLWPNASRLLLVVMMFMGGCAGSTGGGMKIVRVFIMFKKMLRELKLFMRPSAVIQMKLGGKPVEQEIISHIAAFFAIFVFIFALGSIVMTFFTPDLVTACTSVVATLGNIGPGLNAVGVTQNFADIPPLGQAILTFFMLLGRLEFYTVLILFLPSYWKK, encoded by the coding sequence ATGAATAAGCGCGCAGTATTTCATCTGGTTTCGTACATGACGCTGGTCATCGGTGTGGCGATGATCCTGTGTGCAGGAATTTCGTTGGCCTATCAGGAACCGCTGGACGTCCAGCTTGACCTGATCTATTCCGGTGTCATCGCCATTGTCTGTGCCTCTGTTGTGGGATTTTTCACCCGCGGCGAAATCAATTTATCGCGGCGCGACGGCTTCGGCATTGTGACCTTCGGCTGGATTTCCGCCACGATTTTCGGATCGCTGCCCTACATCTTTTCCGATGTGATTCATCATCCGGTTGCGGCCATGTTTGAAACGATGTCCGGCTTCACCACCACCGGAGCCTCGGTGCTGAGCAATCTGGAGGAGATTCCGCGCGGCATCCATTTCTGGCGTGCGCTGACGCACTGGTTCGGCGGCATGGGGGTACTGGTGCTCTGCGTGGCGATTCTGCCGTTCCTCGGTGTCGGCGGCATGCAGATCTACCGTGCCGAAATGCCGGGCCCCTCGAAAGACCGCCTCACGCCGCGCATCGCCACCACCGCCAAACTGCTCTGGGGTGTTTATGCCCTGATGACGGTCGTGGAAGCTGCACTGCTCAAATTTGCCGGCGGAATGGACTGGTTCGATGCCTTCTGCCACGCCTTCGGCACCATGGCCACCGGCGGTTTCTCCACGCGTTCGGCCAGTGTCGGGGCCTATGATTCGGCAGTCATCGACACCATTATTACGATTTTCATGTTTCTGGCCGGGGTCAACTTTTCGCTGCACTACCACGCGCTTACCGGCAAACCGAAACGCTATTTCCAGGATCCGGAATTTCGCTTCTACACGTTTTTCCTGCTCGGATCGGTGCTGTTTCTGACCTTTAATATCTGGTCGCACGGCTGGGCGGATGGATCGTTCACGCGCTGCTTCCGCGATTCCGCCTTCACGGCCACGTCCGTCATCACAACAACCGGTTTCGGCACGGCTGATTTTGACCTCTGGCCGAATGCCAGCCGGCTGCTGCTGGTGGTGATGATGTTTATGGGCGGTTGCGCCGGATCGACCGGCGGCGGTATGAAAATTGTCCGCGTTTTCATCATGTTCAAAAAAATGCTGCGCGAATTGAAACTGTTCATGCGGCCTTCGGCGGTCATTCAGATGAAGCTGGGCGGAAAACCGGTAGAGCAGGAAATTATCTCCCACATTGCGGCCTTCTTCGCGATTTTTGTTTTTATCTTTGCTCTCGGATCCATTGTTATGACCTTTTTTACGCCGGACCTCGTGACGGCCTGTACTTCGGTGGTGGCCACGCTGGGCAATATCGGCCCCGGTCTGAATGCCGTCGGTGTCACGCAGAACTTTGCTGACATTCCGCCGCTCGGTCAGGCCATCCTGACCTTCTTCATGCTGCTCGGCCGTCTCGAGTTCTACACGGTGCTCATTCTGTTTCTGCCCAGCTACTGGAAAAAGTAA
- a CDS encoding WG repeat-containing protein, which yields MKIPEIIFCSAVFTLVATAGFADAPDWQNNFDNVGSFYNGVAAAEKDGRYGFVDEKGREIIPVVYENPMMFFTDFMPAQKDGKFGLINKRNDAMLPFEFDELDMRNVRAIRVKKENRWGVFAGDGSEILPVEYEAVKPGAFVGENDRYAVVARDFYWGVVDRSGAFVVPPEYEEIEAFDANGLARVKKNGRWGMVDERGHEKLPMIYASISGWTGKFNVDDPLNTVRTFYRVSLGRGQAGAVDTQLNKIIPEIYAGVEPLNDQYLLVCLPVTERLGLLRNEEFKYGVFSFAAGKVFLEPQFPRDSFEVQGSFLFVHAPGTAVYSEAGEMIIPPRKYSHIKLVKNRFFEARVPPTDGGWGMINLSNPDLSEKIEEVVLDSRGTVIHSTKSGVKNAAEYEAYLALKKEAR from the coding sequence ATGAAGATTCCTGAAATTATTTTCTGTAGTGCCGTATTCACGCTTGTTGCCACAGCGGGGTTCGCCGACGCTCCGGATTGGCAGAACAACTTTGACAACGTCGGATCATTTTATAACGGGGTTGCGGCCGCTGAAAAAGACGGCCGGTACGGGTTTGTCGACGAAAAGGGCCGCGAAATCATTCCGGTGGTCTATGAAAACCCGATGATGTTTTTCACCGACTTCATGCCGGCTCAAAAAGATGGAAAGTTCGGGCTCATTAATAAACGCAACGATGCGATGCTGCCTTTTGAATTCGATGAACTGGATATGCGGAACGTCCGGGCCATCCGCGTGAAAAAGGAAAATCGATGGGGCGTATTTGCAGGCGACGGTTCCGAGATTCTTCCGGTGGAATACGAAGCGGTCAAACCCGGCGCATTTGTCGGGGAGAATGACCGATATGCCGTCGTGGCCCGTGATTTTTATTGGGGCGTGGTCGACCGTTCCGGCGCATTTGTTGTTCCGCCGGAGTATGAAGAAATCGAGGCGTTCGATGCCAACGGGCTGGCGAGGGTGAAAAAGAACGGACGCTGGGGCATGGTCGATGAGCGGGGCCATGAAAAACTGCCGATGATTTATGCATCCATCAGCGGCTGGACCGGAAAATTCAATGTGGACGATCCGTTAAACACGGTACGAACGTTTTATCGGGTTTCACTGGGCCGCGGTCAGGCCGGTGCGGTCGATACGCAATTGAATAAAATCATTCCCGAAATCTATGCCGGCGTCGAACCGCTGAACGATCAGTATCTGCTGGTCTGCCTGCCGGTAACCGAACGCTTGGGATTGCTGCGCAACGAGGAGTTTAAATACGGCGTCTTTTCCTTTGCCGCAGGAAAGGTTTTTCTGGAGCCGCAGTTTCCGCGCGACAGTTTCGAAGTACAGGGTTCCTTCCTTTTTGTGCATGCGCCGGGTACGGCGGTTTACAGCGAAGCGGGTGAAATGATTATTCCGCCGCGGAAATACAGTCATATTAAGCTGGTGAAAAATCGTTTTTTCGAGGCCCGTGTTCCTCCGACCGACGGCGGCTGGGGCATGATTAATCTCTCCAATCCCGACCTGAGTGAAAAGATCGAAGAGGTGGTGCTGGATTCGAGGGGAACGGTTATCC